From Anopheles arabiensis isolate DONGOLA chromosome 3, AaraD3, whole genome shotgun sequence, a single genomic window includes:
- the LOC120900079 gene encoding uncharacterized protein LOC120900079 isoform X2 has translation MVFINNRDEYLPFLKAPGVRMQTPLVNNVTTTTTTLNRDVAAQVQQQQQQQQQQLGNINNNNATTNNNINANTLINNNNSITCGTLNVSNNINNNNSLNNNGQPQVARALLICRPNSHPFNNRTLYLEPGAQAKVGRSVARIRVSENNAIFDCKVLSRNHAVLWYKDGRFFIKDTGSSNGTFINNIRLSQTCTESEPHEISSGDIVQFGVDVMENTRRETHGCITATLKLFLPDGRETKASQKVGIGGQSAIIPPVDLYRLNQYIQEANQREQILETKLISLQKMVESTKQNSFLGWQAMIDEDRLLSRIDMLEKKLQYCQKNITEDKLREELLKLVDEKEEYQNAAKEAMYKLHQERHEAVHKQISLEKALCTSEDECSLLREQLTKTKQQLQEMTVCMDTLKSQYDEKVASSEEQLKAKESEITSLTHKLDHFVDVYAIGSSDDEQQQQQQQQIHSSAMSNWLKNSDIKKLEGSEDIIKAICNDTESEITGSDYTEGLTKLQRRINTLEKNFTLLFGGDLKSENESGDSNDLENDTTDPIELTGTTNATTIPAGDAKPDDDAPAGDASTLVRGAENGPAATLLPVECDGNQNDVNSASPTSNRNGAGDGEDAGVGATTQSEQGGAVPEGQETVVGSGATTVPVTAAAPPYGGQAADQINQNVLKRNIRLIKNDCMTLLRQVERTIAQKQSEQIIQKAKYDELETELLAFKAELESRPKQDELDQKQQLCDSLAENLSTLRSEVDELRTLNDRCQLEMERMEIELLKQKNIENEKISAMAAAAAAAAAAAAAAASATQPSAEETVSVVVKEEQELLQTSATEKEEPTEKSSSTPESESTAKDAVKEEHPHHQQTPETLMMMPTTLLVVTDNAPVAEMPSPVLIPTVPMVDVETQTDAPPEVPVVVVPSMPVPDLPLAAAAPSDATDTSGDGGDASICSNLDDLDDDDEDDDEKTETIEATALYNAPVLDMVIDPIAAAPRDVSVTDKPCEGSRNGGSALLMAYPADDATGDGKEEQLGTSAIDYELAMINHPDVQREEELIAFKEKYSHLSEEHVRLKQQLQQLSQDLSQSRHWLTLQIAACIVPVLAIVCYFLIGRS, from the exons ATGgtttttataaataacagAGATGAGTATTTACCATTCCTGAAAGCGCCAGGAGTAAGAATGCAAACTCCTTTGGTTAACAACGTGACGACGACCACTACGACACTAAACCGAGACGTTGCAGCGCaggtgcaacagcagcaacagcagcaacaacagcagcttgGCAacattaacaacaacaacgcgaCCACCAACAATAACATCAACGCGAATACactcatcaacaacaacaacagcatcacGTGCGGCACGTTGAATGTGAGcaacaacataaacaacaacaacagcctcAACAACAATGGCCAGCCGCAGGTTGCCCGGGCCCTGCTCATCTGCCGACCGAATTCTCATCCGTTTAAT AATCGAACACTTTACCTTGAGCCCGGCGCCCAAGCTAAGGTAGGACGGTCGGTGGCGAGAATACGCGTCTCGGAAAACAATGCAATCTTCGACTGCAAGGTGCTGTCGCGCAACCATGCCGTGCTGTGGTACAAAGATGGTCGTTTCTTCATCAAG GATACGGGCAGCAGCAATGGCACGTTCATCAACAACATTCGCCTCAGCCAGACGTGCACCGAGTCGGAGCCGCACGAGATCAGCTCGGGCGACATCGTGCAGTTCGGCGTGGACGTTATGGAGAATACGCGGCGCGAAACGCACGGCTGCATTACGGCCACGCTCAAGCTCTTCCTGCCGGACGGCCGGGAAACGAAGGCCAGCCAGAAGGTGGGCATCGGGGGTCAGAGCGCCATCATACCGCCGGTCGATCTGTACCGATTGAATCAGTACATCCAGGAGGCGAATCAGCGCGAACAGATACTCGAGACGAAGCTGATCAGCCTGCAGAAGATGGTTGAGTCGACCAA GCAAAATTCCTTCCTGGGCTGGCAGGCAATGATCGACGAGGATCGGCTGCTGAGTCGGATCGATATGCTGGAGAAGAAGCTACAGTACTGCCAGAAGAACATCACCGAGGACAAGCTGCGGGaggagctgctgaagctgGTGGACGAGAAGGAGGAGTACCAGAACGCGGCCAAGGAGGCTATGTACAAACTGCACCAGGAGCGGCACGAAGCGGTGCACAAGCAGATCTCGCTGGAGAAAGCACTCTGCACCAGCGAGGATGAGTGTTCGCTGTTGCGGGAGCAGCTGACCAAAACGAAGCAGCAGTTGCAG GAAATGACCGTCTGTATGGATACGCTGAAGAGCCAGTACGATGAAAAGGTGGCGTCGAGCGAGGAGCAACTGAAGGCGAAAGAGTCCGAAATAACCAGTCTCACGCACAAGCTCGACCACTTCGTTGACGTTTATGCG ATCGGATCATCAgacgatgagcagcagcagcaacagcaacagcagataCACAGTTCGGCCATGTCGAACTGGTTGAAGAACTCAGATATTAAGAAACTGGAAGGATCTGAAGACATAATTAAGGCCATTTGTAATGATACT GAAAGCGAGATTACCGGTAGTGATTACACGGAAGGACTGACGAAGCTGCAACGACGCATTAATACGCTTGAGAAAAATTTCACCCTACTATTCGGAGGAGATCTAAAGTcggaaaatg AATCAGGCGACTCAAACGATCTAGAGAACGATACAACGGACCCGATCGAGCTGACGGGGACAACCAATGCGACAACGATCCCGGCGGGTGATGCAAAACCAGATGATGACGCACCCGCCGGAGACGCAAGCACGCTAGTGCGTGGAGCAGAAAATGGACCGGCGGCGacgctgctgccggtggaATGCGATGGCAATCAGAACGATGTGAACAGTGCCAGTcccaccagcaatcgcaacggTGCTGGAGATGGCGAGGATGCCGGTGTTGGCGCTACGACGCAAAGCGAACAGGGTGGAGCTGTGCCGGAGGGACAGGAAACGGTTGTTGGAAGCGGCGCAACGACGGTACCCGTGACGGCCGCTGCTCCGCCGTACGGCGGCCAGGCAGCAGATCAGATCAATCAGAACGTGCTGAAGCGGAACATTCGGCTGATCAAGAACGACTGCATGACGCTGTTGCGGCAGGTCGAGCGAACGATAGCGCAGAAACAATCGGAACAGATCATCCAGAAGGCCAAGTACGACGAGCTGGAGACGGAG CTGTTGGCGTTCAAGGCGGAACTGGAAAGCCGACCGAAACAGGACGAGCTGGATCAGAAGCAGCAGCTTTGTGATAGCCTCGCCGAGAACCTTTCGACGCTAAGGAGCGAGGTAGATGAGCTGCGCACGCTCAACGATCGCTGTCAGCTAGAGATGGAGCGCATGGAGATCGAGCTGCTGAAGCAGAAAAATATCGAAAACGAAAAGATCAGTGCAATGGCCGCAGCTGCGGCAGCAgccgcggcggcggcggcggcagcagcctCAGCCACTCAGCCATCCGCCGAGGAAACGGTTTCGGTTGTGGTTAAGGAAGAGCAGGAATTGCTGCAAACCAGTGCCACCGAAAAGGAGGAACCGACGGAAAAGTCCTCCTCGAcgccggaatcggaatcaacgGCAAAGGACGCAGTGAAGGAGGAGCATCCCCACCACCAGCAAACGCCGGAaacgctgatgatgatgccgacgacgctgctggtggtgaCGGACAATGCACCGGTGGCGGAAATGCCCTCGCCCGTCCTAATACCCACGGTACCGATGGTGGACGTGGAAACGCAAACCGACGCGCCTCCCGAGGTgcctgtggtggtggtgccgagTATGCCCGTACCAGATCTACCTCTAGCGGCCGCGGCCCCGTCCGATGCGACCGATACGAGTGGCGATGGAGGCGACGCGTCGATCTGCTCCAATCTGGACGATctggacgacgatgacgaggaCGATGACGAGAAGACGGAAACCATCGAAGCGACCGCCCTGTACAATGCGCCGGTGTTGGACATGGTCATTGATCCCATTGCCGCTGCACCCCGCGATGTCAGTGTGACGGACAAACCGTGCGAAGGTAGCCGCAATGGTGGCAGCGCTCTGCTGATGGCTTACCCCGCGGACGATGCCACCGGCGACGGTAAGGAGGAGCAGCTGGGGACGAGCGCGATCGATTACGAGCTGGCCATGATCAACCATCCGGATGTGCAGCGGGAGGAGGAACTGATCGCGTTCAAGGAGAAGTACTCCCACCTGAGCGAGGAGCATGTGCGGCtgaagcagcagctgcagcagctgtcCCAGGACCTGAGCCAATCCCGGCACTGGTTGACACTGCAGATAGCGGCCTGCATCGTGCCAGTCTTGGCCATAGTTTGCTACTTTCTGATCGGTCGTTCGTAA
- the LOC120900079 gene encoding uncharacterized protein LOC120900079 isoform X1: MVFINNRDEYLPFLKAPGVRMQTPLVNNVTTTTTTLNRDVAAQVQQQQQQQQQQLGNINNNNATTNNNINANTLINNNNSITCGTLNVSNNINNNNSLNNNGQPQVARALLICRPNSHPFNNRTLYLEPGAQAKVGRSVARIRVSENNAIFDCKVLSRNHAVLWYKDGRFFIKDTGSSNGTFINNIRLSQTCTESEPHEISSGDIVQFGVDVMENTRRETHGCITATLKLFLPDGRETKASQKVGIGGQSAIIPPVDLYRLNQYIQEANQREQILETKLISLQKMVESTKQNSFLGWQAMIDEDRLLSRIDMLEKKLQYCQKNITEDKLREELLKLVDEKEEYQNAAKEAMYKLHQERHEAVHKQISLEKALCTSEDECSLLREQLTKTKQQLQEMTVCMDTLKSQYDEKVASSEEQLKAKESEITSLTHKLDHFVDVYAIGSSDDEQQQQQQQQIHSSAMSNWLKNSDIKKLEGSEDIIKAICNDTQESEITGSDYTEGLTKLQRRINTLEKNFTLLFGGDLKSENESGDSNDLENDTTDPIELTGTTNATTIPAGDAKPDDDAPAGDASTLVRGAENGPAATLLPVECDGNQNDVNSASPTSNRNGAGDGEDAGVGATTQSEQGGAVPEGQETVVGSGATTVPVTAAAPPYGGQAADQINQNVLKRNIRLIKNDCMTLLRQVERTIAQKQSEQIIQKAKYDELETELLAFKAELESRPKQDELDQKQQLCDSLAENLSTLRSEVDELRTLNDRCQLEMERMEIELLKQKNIENEKISAMAAAAAAAAAAAAAAASATQPSAEETVSVVVKEEQELLQTSATEKEEPTEKSSSTPESESTAKDAVKEEHPHHQQTPETLMMMPTTLLVVTDNAPVAEMPSPVLIPTVPMVDVETQTDAPPEVPVVVVPSMPVPDLPLAAAAPSDATDTSGDGGDASICSNLDDLDDDDEDDDEKTETIEATALYNAPVLDMVIDPIAAAPRDVSVTDKPCEGSRNGGSALLMAYPADDATGDGKEEQLGTSAIDYELAMINHPDVQREEELIAFKEKYSHLSEEHVRLKQQLQQLSQDLSQSRHWLTLQIAACIVPVLAIVCYFLIGRS; the protein is encoded by the exons ATGgtttttataaataacagAGATGAGTATTTACCATTCCTGAAAGCGCCAGGAGTAAGAATGCAAACTCCTTTGGTTAACAACGTGACGACGACCACTACGACACTAAACCGAGACGTTGCAGCGCaggtgcaacagcagcaacagcagcaacaacagcagcttgGCAacattaacaacaacaacgcgaCCACCAACAATAACATCAACGCGAATACactcatcaacaacaacaacagcatcacGTGCGGCACGTTGAATGTGAGcaacaacataaacaacaacaacagcctcAACAACAATGGCCAGCCGCAGGTTGCCCGGGCCCTGCTCATCTGCCGACCGAATTCTCATCCGTTTAAT AATCGAACACTTTACCTTGAGCCCGGCGCCCAAGCTAAGGTAGGACGGTCGGTGGCGAGAATACGCGTCTCGGAAAACAATGCAATCTTCGACTGCAAGGTGCTGTCGCGCAACCATGCCGTGCTGTGGTACAAAGATGGTCGTTTCTTCATCAAG GATACGGGCAGCAGCAATGGCACGTTCATCAACAACATTCGCCTCAGCCAGACGTGCACCGAGTCGGAGCCGCACGAGATCAGCTCGGGCGACATCGTGCAGTTCGGCGTGGACGTTATGGAGAATACGCGGCGCGAAACGCACGGCTGCATTACGGCCACGCTCAAGCTCTTCCTGCCGGACGGCCGGGAAACGAAGGCCAGCCAGAAGGTGGGCATCGGGGGTCAGAGCGCCATCATACCGCCGGTCGATCTGTACCGATTGAATCAGTACATCCAGGAGGCGAATCAGCGCGAACAGATACTCGAGACGAAGCTGATCAGCCTGCAGAAGATGGTTGAGTCGACCAA GCAAAATTCCTTCCTGGGCTGGCAGGCAATGATCGACGAGGATCGGCTGCTGAGTCGGATCGATATGCTGGAGAAGAAGCTACAGTACTGCCAGAAGAACATCACCGAGGACAAGCTGCGGGaggagctgctgaagctgGTGGACGAGAAGGAGGAGTACCAGAACGCGGCCAAGGAGGCTATGTACAAACTGCACCAGGAGCGGCACGAAGCGGTGCACAAGCAGATCTCGCTGGAGAAAGCACTCTGCACCAGCGAGGATGAGTGTTCGCTGTTGCGGGAGCAGCTGACCAAAACGAAGCAGCAGTTGCAG GAAATGACCGTCTGTATGGATACGCTGAAGAGCCAGTACGATGAAAAGGTGGCGTCGAGCGAGGAGCAACTGAAGGCGAAAGAGTCCGAAATAACCAGTCTCACGCACAAGCTCGACCACTTCGTTGACGTTTATGCG ATCGGATCATCAgacgatgagcagcagcagcaacagcaacagcagataCACAGTTCGGCCATGTCGAACTGGTTGAAGAACTCAGATATTAAGAAACTGGAAGGATCTGAAGACATAATTAAGGCCATTTGTAATGATACT CAGGAAAGCGAGATTACCGGTAGTGATTACACGGAAGGACTGACGAAGCTGCAACGACGCATTAATACGCTTGAGAAAAATTTCACCCTACTATTCGGAGGAGATCTAAAGTcggaaaatg AATCAGGCGACTCAAACGATCTAGAGAACGATACAACGGACCCGATCGAGCTGACGGGGACAACCAATGCGACAACGATCCCGGCGGGTGATGCAAAACCAGATGATGACGCACCCGCCGGAGACGCAAGCACGCTAGTGCGTGGAGCAGAAAATGGACCGGCGGCGacgctgctgccggtggaATGCGATGGCAATCAGAACGATGTGAACAGTGCCAGTcccaccagcaatcgcaacggTGCTGGAGATGGCGAGGATGCCGGTGTTGGCGCTACGACGCAAAGCGAACAGGGTGGAGCTGTGCCGGAGGGACAGGAAACGGTTGTTGGAAGCGGCGCAACGACGGTACCCGTGACGGCCGCTGCTCCGCCGTACGGCGGCCAGGCAGCAGATCAGATCAATCAGAACGTGCTGAAGCGGAACATTCGGCTGATCAAGAACGACTGCATGACGCTGTTGCGGCAGGTCGAGCGAACGATAGCGCAGAAACAATCGGAACAGATCATCCAGAAGGCCAAGTACGACGAGCTGGAGACGGAG CTGTTGGCGTTCAAGGCGGAACTGGAAAGCCGACCGAAACAGGACGAGCTGGATCAGAAGCAGCAGCTTTGTGATAGCCTCGCCGAGAACCTTTCGACGCTAAGGAGCGAGGTAGATGAGCTGCGCACGCTCAACGATCGCTGTCAGCTAGAGATGGAGCGCATGGAGATCGAGCTGCTGAAGCAGAAAAATATCGAAAACGAAAAGATCAGTGCAATGGCCGCAGCTGCGGCAGCAgccgcggcggcggcggcggcagcagcctCAGCCACTCAGCCATCCGCCGAGGAAACGGTTTCGGTTGTGGTTAAGGAAGAGCAGGAATTGCTGCAAACCAGTGCCACCGAAAAGGAGGAACCGACGGAAAAGTCCTCCTCGAcgccggaatcggaatcaacgGCAAAGGACGCAGTGAAGGAGGAGCATCCCCACCACCAGCAAACGCCGGAaacgctgatgatgatgccgacgacgctgctggtggtgaCGGACAATGCACCGGTGGCGGAAATGCCCTCGCCCGTCCTAATACCCACGGTACCGATGGTGGACGTGGAAACGCAAACCGACGCGCCTCCCGAGGTgcctgtggtggtggtgccgagTATGCCCGTACCAGATCTACCTCTAGCGGCCGCGGCCCCGTCCGATGCGACCGATACGAGTGGCGATGGAGGCGACGCGTCGATCTGCTCCAATCTGGACGATctggacgacgatgacgaggaCGATGACGAGAAGACGGAAACCATCGAAGCGACCGCCCTGTACAATGCGCCGGTGTTGGACATGGTCATTGATCCCATTGCCGCTGCACCCCGCGATGTCAGTGTGACGGACAAACCGTGCGAAGGTAGCCGCAATGGTGGCAGCGCTCTGCTGATGGCTTACCCCGCGGACGATGCCACCGGCGACGGTAAGGAGGAGCAGCTGGGGACGAGCGCGATCGATTACGAGCTGGCCATGATCAACCATCCGGATGTGCAGCGGGAGGAGGAACTGATCGCGTTCAAGGAGAAGTACTCCCACCTGAGCGAGGAGCATGTGCGGCtgaagcagcagctgcagcagctgtcCCAGGACCTGAGCCAATCCCGGCACTGGTTGACACTGCAGATAGCGGCCTGCATCGTGCCAGTCTTGGCCATAGTTTGCTACTTTCTGATCGGTCGTTCGTAA